Proteins encoded in a region of the Uloborus diversus isolate 005 chromosome 1, Udiv.v.3.1, whole genome shotgun sequence genome:
- the LOC129227561 gene encoding uncharacterized protein LOC129227561, with the protein MNVNKTQLKYVNSVPEFNKMLSDSTKNIKDVYFPSEKIAAVQWTVADQFVEQDASTNVFLAAFTTAWARLKLYGEMDKLGRAVLYHDTDSIIYASNGFNDPPLGNFLGEFTDELSGGTITTFVSGGPKNYAYETTDGKTYCKVRGFTLNFRNSATLNFDSMKTLVLNMDDEEGIPITNPSKITREPKKRKVVNKPETKLYKIVYNKRVVQKDLTTLPYGY; encoded by the exons ATGAATGTCAATAAAACGCAACTAAAATATGTCAACTCAGTCCctgaatttaataaaatgttatcGGATTCGACAAAAAAC atCAAGGACGTGTACTTTCCTTCTGAAAAAATTGCTGCCGTGCAGTGGACCGTAGCGGACCAGTTTGTGGAACAAGATGCTTCAACAAATGTGTTTCTCGCAGCATTCACCACAGCTTGGGCACGTCTCAAGTTGTACGGTGAAATGGACAAGTTAGGAAGAGCCGTGCTATACCATGACACGGACAGCATCATATATGCAAGCAATGGATTCAATGATCCCCCCTTAGGAAACTTTCTCGGGGAATTCACTGACGAACTATCCGGGGGAACAATAACAACATTTGTATCTG GAGGTCCCAAGAATTATGCCTATGAAACAACTGATGGCAAAACGTACTGCAAAGTACGGGGATTCACATTAAACTTCCGAAATTCGGCAACCCTAAATTTTGATTCTATGAAAACCCTGGTCTTAAATATGGATGATGAGGAGGGGATTCCGATAACAAATCCCAGCAAAATCACACGTGAGccaaaaaaacgaaaagttgtaaataaaccAGAGACCAAATTATATAAAATAGTTTACAACAAACGAGTGGTACAAAAAGACTTGACAACACTACCCTATGGATACTAG
- the LOC129220730 gene encoding uncharacterized protein LOC129220730 — translation MSFSGNKRSFEETDSSDIEDHLRDSDDDFIGEPTQEFLEVDDDAMMSYCTQVFAENPLVLPLYYQIGTGFELENAVHLEVHSGRRVEKYNSDQIVYRARVDPEQLPVELQNNPLTAARESVRELFRILIERSTAGLRPSDLIRFCIQADGLDRPISTRLMPVSELTLETVLAAVLKVLQSKDEIMLDSGFFVDIITVRRDVGAGRRTRKIVNTKVDCLKKRSILSIPVDDEGLCCAKAIVYALAHLHGDQTQIEALRQRDRPTLMNRARELHAAAGVPLGPCTFTEIVKFEEHLDTQIVVISADNLNKVSYKGPSRKQRINLYLHDEHFEVIKNLKGFYASNFYCEICEKPYDHRQNHQCPDACRICFRRGCVEQHPMRCPDCDRMCKSEECFNAHKARNGKQQYSMCDLIYQCPKCCKIIQRKDCARDSHICGTIKCVSCDQQVKPEEHLCYLRTVEPKAKSDRLIYFDFETDQSSGEHVVNFAVAHYAEGPEDKREHVFKGYSACADFCTWLFSPIHKDYTVIAHNMKG, via the exons ATGTCTTTCTCTGGAAACAAGAGATCTTTTGAAGAAACTGATTCTAGTGAT ATTGAAGATCATTTGAGAGATTCCGATGATGAT TTCATTGGAGAACCAACTCAGGAATTTTTAGAAGTTGATGATGATGCC atgATGAGTTATTGTACACAGGTGTTTGCTGAAAACCCACTGGTGTTGCCTTTATATTATCAAATTGGTACTGGATTTGAG TTGGAAAACGCCGTGCACTTGGAAGTGCATTCCGGAAGAAGAGTTGAAAAATACAACTCCGATCAAATTGTCTACAGGGCAAGAGTGGACCCAGAGCAACTCCCTGTGGAATTGCAGAATAACCCCCTGACCGCAGCGAGGGAGTCGGTGCGAGAGCTCTTCCGGATATTAATCGAGCGATCAACGGCAGGCTTACGGCCATCGGATCTGATCCGTTTCTGCATACAAGCTGATGGGCTAGACCGCCCCATCTCCACTCGTCTGATGCCCGTTTCGGAACTTACGCTTGAAACTGTACTTGCAGCCGTGTTGAAGGTTTTACAGTCCAAGGATGAAATTATGTTGGACTCTGGTTTCTTCGTGGATATTATCACGGTGCGTCGGGACGTGGGCGCAGGCCGCCGCACACGAAAAATTGTCAACACCAAGGTGGACTGCTTAAAAAAACGCTCCATTTTATCAATTCCAGTGGACGATGAAGGCTTGTGCTGTGCTAAGGCCATTGTGTACGCACTGGCTCATTTGCACGGTGACCAAACCCAGATCGAAGCCTTGCGGCAGAGAGATCGGCCCACTTTGATGAATAGGGCACGAGAATTGCATGCTGCAGCGGGGGTGCCTCTCGGACCGTGCACTTTTACTGAGATCGTCAAATTCGAGGAGCATTTGGACACTCAGATCGTAGTAATATCTGCAGACAATCTGAACAAG GTATCCTACAAAGGCCCCTCGAGAAAGCAAAGGATCAATCTTTATCTGCACGACGAGCACTTTGAAGTGATAAAGAACCTAAAGGGGTTCtatgcaagcaatttttattgcgAAATTTGCGAAAAACCCTACGATCACCGTCAAAACCATCAGTGTCCGGATGCCTGTCGTATTTGCTTCCGACGAGGTTGTGTTGAACAACATCCAATGCGCTGCCCAGATTGCGACCGTATGTGTAAATCTGAGGAATGCTTTAATGCCCATAAAGCACGAAATGGAAAACAGCAGTACTCTATGTGTGACTTG ATTTATCAGTGCCCCAAGTGCTGCAAAATCATTCAAAGGAAGGATTGTGCTAGAGATTCTCACATATGTGGAACCATCAAGTGCGTTTCATGTGATCAACAAGTCAAACCCGAGGAGCATTTGTGCTACCTGCGCACCGTTGAACCTAAAGCAAAATCGGATCGGCTGATCTATTTTGACTTTGAGACAGACCAATCATCCGGTGAGCACGTTGTAAATTTTGCAGTGGCTCATTATGCAGAAGGTCCGGAAGACAAGCGGGAGCATGTGTTTAAGGGGTATTCAGCCTGTGCAGATTTCTGTACATGGCTGTTTTCCCCTATTCACAAAGACTACACAGTGATAGCACACAACATGAAGGGGtaa
- the LOC129227570 gene encoding uncharacterized protein LOC129227570, translated as MFPLCRTCAEETNQSPCTHTDEERALTGTWVTEEMKLAVKKGYRITNIYEVYHFKTSSDSLFRSYIDLFLKFKQESSGWPMECTNDENKAAYVSEYAEKEGIRLNPETIKKNPGRRQVAKLALNSFWGR; from the exons ATGTTTCCTCTGTGCAGAACGTGTGCAGAGGAAACAAATCAGAGTCCTTGCACCCATACAGATGAGGAAAGAGCATTGACGGGAACCTGGGTCACAGAGGAAATGAAGTTGGCTGTGAAGAAAGGGTACCGCATTACAAAC atcTACGAGGTGTATCATTTCAAGACTAGTTCTGACTCTCTCTTTAGGTCATATATTGatctttttctgaagtttaaacaGGAGAGCAGTGGTTGGCCTATGGAATGCACCAATGATGAGAATAAGGCTGCCTACGTGTCCGAGTACGCGGAAAAAGAAGGAATTCGTCTAAATCCCGAGACCATTAAAAAGAACCCCGGTCGCCGTCAAGTGGCCAAATTGGCTTTAAATAGTTTTTGGGGgcggtaa
- the LOC129220719 gene encoding uncharacterized protein LOC129220719, which produces MFWKGYIFDGQFILSWLLEQGTAPSVIPNGSKLMAITHPSLGIRIIDSFNFLPMALSKLPSCFGIEEQKKGYFPHFFNTRENQNYVGPLPETKYYSPDSMSTAARDSFLKWHKEHETDEFNFQKEMLAYCRSDVDILRQCCNMFRKEFLEIAKVDPFCYVTIASCCMAIYRSSHIQPNTIAMVPTNGYLNRTKYSADAIRLFLPRLWYLL; this is translated from the exons atgttttggAAAGGATATAT atTTGACGGGCAATTCATACTGTCTTGGCTGTTGGAACAGGGAACCGCACCAAGTGTCATCCCGAACGGCTCTAAGTTGATGGCTATAACGCATCCCAGTCTGGGCATTCGTATCATAGACTCCTTTAATTTCTTGCCCATGGCCCTGTCCAAGCTACCTTCTTGCTTTGGAATTGAAGAGCAGAAGAAAGGCTATTTCCCCCATTTCTTCAATACCCGGGAAAATCAGAATTATGTGGGCCCTCTTCCGGAGACGAAGTATTACTCCCCAGACTCCATGTCAACTGCAGCAAGAGACTCATTCTTAAAATGGCATAAAGAGCATGAAACGGACGAATTTAACTTCCAAAAAGAGATGCTCGCATATTGCAG gtctGACGTGGATATTCTGCGCCAGTGCTGCAATATGTTCAGAAAAGAGTTCTTGGAAATCGCGAAGGTGGATCCATTTTG TTATGTTACCATAGCTTCATGTTGTATGGCTATTTATAGAAGTAGTCATATACAACCAAACACGATAGCGATGGTACCAACAAATGGCTATCTGAACAGAACCAAATATAGCGCAGATGCTATAC GGTTGTTTCTACCACGGCTGTGGTACCTGCTTTGA